cttcaacggcTCCGGTGTGTTCTGACGTGTTCAACAAACGCTGGCCTACAACTAAACCTAACGTGCCGATTCGCAGCTCGGCAGCTGACAATTCTAGGTTACGTCGTAACCAAGGATGACCAAtcgtggaaggctgattgcagaattggaatagaaaagttttaaATAGTTTTACGAGGTAGCGCCCCTAGTTTATATATTCCAAAATCTTCTTTAGCTTTTTTCTTTTACCTTGAGTTTCTCATTTtcaaataaatattttctttagCTGGCTACTGCCACCCGATTGTCGACCTATGCCACTTATTGGGTACGGGCCATGGTAGAggttcatcattatcatcatcatcaaatcaTCACGCGTGAGGCTGAGAGAGAAGTCGAGAAGCCGACAACATTCCTCGGGAGCATCGGCTTAACCGTCTCTCCTGCAAAGACGGAGGCCCTACTGATACACCCGAGGGCTGCCTCCCGCCTCAGCGTCCACCAGTTGAGGATCGGCACCGACCCCCTTCCATGGAAGCAGACAGTGACGTACCTTGGCCTCAACATAGACCACCGGCTGACGTGGATCCCGGCTACTAAAGCCCTCAGCGCCAGGGTGCGCCGTGTTCATGCAGCCATGGGCCGACTCCTTCAACGAGGCCGAGGATGCTCCACGAAGTGGGCCCTGCGCCTGAACAAGGCTGCAGCAACATCGTCCTTGTTGTATGCCCTGCCGCCGGTTTCCCTGACGCATGCCAGGAAAGCACAACTAGAGGTTCTGCACAGGACGGCCATCAGAAATGTCCTGGGGCTTCCAAGGCACTCCAAGATCGCCGCAACACTGGCTGAGGTCGGCGAATGGCCACTGTCACTGCTCATGTTGCAACGGGGACTGGGGCATATTGACAGGCTGCATCGCGCACCAGACGGCCAGGCTCTCCTAGACCGGCTCCGGAGCCTGCCGGCTTCACGTATGGGCAACCTGTGTCGCCTCTATGAGGAGACAGTTCCCCAACTACCTGTGGCAGTGGCTCTTCCTCCTCCCCATCACGGACCTCCGGATGTGCACCTCTCCCTCAGGGGGTTAGCCAAGCGGAGAGCGCCAGCCGCAGCCCTGCAGCAGGCGGCAGCCTGCAAGCTCCAGGAGGAGTTGGAAGGACACCTGCTGGTGTTCACGGATGGTTCAGTCCTCCCCAGCGGGTCGGCTGCAGTGGCATGCACAGTTCCAACTCTCGCCTGTCACAGGCAGTGTAGGCTCCCGTTTGCAGCAAGCTCTACTGCAGCTGAGCTCGCGGGGCTGCACCTGGCTGCCGACCTCCTTGCTGAGCACCTTCCCCAGCAGCCGGTGGCGGTGGTGTGCGACTCCAAGCCAGCGCTCCAGGCCCTCGTGAACCCTCGGCGGGCAGGACTTACAGTGGTGCTGCTGCTTGCCAAGTTAACGGCTCTAGCCACCGCCGGAATACCAATATCCTTCCACTGGCTGGCCTCACATGTCGGGGTAGCCGGTAACGAGGAGGCGGATACCTACGCCAAAGCTGCCAATCATGATGTAGTCCCGGTTACCAGAGCGATAGCGGCTTCGGACTACACGAGACATTGGCTACGGTGCCTGCTCACCT
This genomic window from Dermacentor albipictus isolate Rhodes 1998 colony chromosome 9, USDA_Dalb.pri_finalv2, whole genome shotgun sequence contains:
- the LOC135913550 gene encoding uncharacterized protein, producing MVEVHHYHHHQIITREAEREVEKPTTFLGSIGLTVSPAKTEALLIHPRAASRLSVHQLRIGTDPLPWKQTVTYLGLNIDHRLTWIPATKALSARVRRVHAAMGRLLQRGRGCSTKWALRLNKAAATSSLLYALPPVSLTHARKAQLEVLHRTAIRNVLGLPRHSKIAATLAEVGEWPLSLLMLQRGLGHIDRLHRAPDGQALLDRLRSLPASRMGNLCRLYEETVPQLPVAVALPPPHHGPPDVHLSLRGLAKRRAPAAALQQAAACKLQEELEGHLLVFTDGSVLPSGSAAVACTVPTLACHRQCRLPFAASSTAAELAGLHLAADLLAEHLPQQPVAVVCDSKPALQALVNPRRAGLTVVLLLAKLTALATAGIPISFHWLASHVGVAGNEEADTYAKAANHDVVPVTRAIAASDYTRHWLRCLLTSIHPDPRVASGRAPRPLPENGLSRRDRPTLLRLRTGCTWTAARLYAKGRATSPGCKRNAPQ